In the genome of Candidatus Izemoplasmatales bacterium, the window GCAAGGGTAAAATCACCGATTATCTCGCCGGCCGTGCCGAAGTCGTCGTCCGCAGTCAGGGCGGGAACAACGCCGGACACAGCATCACCGTCCGCGGCGAGCGATTCGCGCTGCATCTGATCCCCTCGGGCATCTTCAACCCCGATATCCAGAACGTCATGGCCAACGGCATGGTGATCGATCCGGTTTCGCTGTTCCGCGAAATCGATGCGCTCGCCGCCCGCGGCGTCCGCAATTACAGACTGATGATCTCCGACCGCGCCCACGTCGTCATGCCGTTCCATCTGGTCCTCGACGGCGCCATCGAGGCGCTCAAGGGCGACGCGGCCGTCGGCACCACCAAGAAAGGAATCGGCCCGGCCTATACGGACAAGGCCGCCCGCGTCGGCATCCGCATCGGCGACCTTCTGGACCCGATCGCCCTGCGGCAGCGGATCGAATCCAATCTGGCCGTCACCAATCCGCTCCTGAAGATCCTCGGTCGGGAGCCTTTTGACGCCGACGCGCTCACACGCGAGTATCTCGTCCACGGCGAACGTCTCAAACCATTCGTCGCCGACACCTCCGTCTATCTGAACGATGCGATCGAACGGGGGAAGCGCATCCTCTTCGAGGGTGCCCAGGGAATCATGCTCTGCCTCGATCACGGCACGTACCCCTACGTCACTAGCAGCAGCCCCACGGCGGCTTCGGTCCCGCTCAACTGCGGGATCCCGCCGATGGCGATCACCGACGTCGTCGGCGTCACAAAGGCCTATACGACCCGCGTCGGCGGCGGCGCCTTCCCGACCGAGTTCGAGGACGAGACGGCGAAACGGATCCGCGAGGTGGGCCACGAGTACGGCACGACCACCGGCCGGCCCCGCCGCATCGGATGGCTCGACGCCGTCGTCCTGAAGCATTCCCGCCGCGTTTCCGGGGTGACGGGACTGGCGATCATGCTGCTCGACGTCCTGACGGGAATTCCGACATTGAAGATCTGCACCCGCTATCTGATCGACGGAACCCCGGCGGATCATGTTCCCGGCAGCTACCGCGATTTCGCCGTCGCGACGCCGGTCTACGAATCCTATCCCGGCTGGACCGAGGACATCTCGCAGGTCACCCGCTTCGAAGATCTTCCGGAAAACGCCAAAGGGTACCTGCGCGCCATCGAACGGCTCACCGGCGTACCCGTCGTCGTGTTTTCCGTCGGCCCCGACCGATCGCAGACCGTGACGCTCAAGCAGATATTCGAAGATTGACAAATATACGAGGAGGAACGGCATGACCAATCACATCGTCGGCAGCCACGCGCTGACCAAACACATGGAATCGAACATCCTGAAGACGTCTCAGGAAGCGAAAGCGGCGAAGGCGAAAAACCCGTCCGTGATCGATGCGACGGTCGGACAGTTGAATCGAGACAACGGAACGTTATTCAGATATGTGGCCGTCGAGCGGTCGTTAAACGAACTTAACGACCAAGAAATGTACGTATACGCACCAGTCAACGGGACCAAGAACTTTTCCGAAGGCGCCATCGACTGGGTGTTCGGCAGAAACAAGGATGCGATCCTCAAGAACTTCCAGGTGAACGTCATTCCGACCACCGGAGGGTCCGGGGCGCTGAGCAATACGATCTACAATTTCAACGATTTCGGGCAGAAGGTCCTGATTCCGAACTACTATTGGACGCCCTACGAGAACATCGCCGAGGAG includes:
- a CDS encoding adenylosuccinate synthase, which produces MGKRVVVVGTQWGDEGKGKITDYLAGRAEVVVRSQGGNNAGHSITVRGERFALHLIPSGIFNPDIQNVMANGMVIDPVSLFREIDALAARGVRNYRLMISDRAHVVMPFHLVLDGAIEALKGDAAVGTTKKGIGPAYTDKAARVGIRIGDLLDPIALRQRIESNLAVTNPLLKILGREPFDADALTREYLVHGERLKPFVADTSVYLNDAIERGKRILFEGAQGIMLCLDHGTYPYVTSSSPTAASVPLNCGIPPMAITDVVGVTKAYTTRVGGGAFPTEFEDETAKRIREVGHEYGTTTGRPRRIGWLDAVVLKHSRRVSGVTGLAIMLLDVLTGIPTLKICTRYLIDGTPADHVPGSYRDFAVATPVYESYPGWTEDISQVTRFEDLPENAKGYLRAIERLTGVPVVVFSVGPDRSQTVTLKQIFED